Within the Laspinema palackyanum D2c genome, the region AGCAATATCCACAACTTTGCCGAAGGGGGTGAGTTCATTGTAATAAATACTCGTCATGCCGCCCACGGGAAAGAGGGGTGAGAGTCGCTGGGCTAAAAACAGGAATAACAAGGCAGTAATGAAACTGGGAAACCCTTGTCCCATATAACTGAGAGTTCGCAAGAACTTGTCAAGGATGGTATTTTGTTGAACGGCACTGATAATTCCCAAAGGAATGGCGATCGCCCAAGTCAGGATTAAGGAAGAAAAGGACAACAGCAGGGTATTGGGAATCCGTTCCCATAATAATTCGGTTACTGGGCGAAGATATTTGAAACTATACCCAAAATCTCCTTGGGTGATAATTTGGGTTAGCCAGCGGAAATACTGCTCAACCGGAGGGCGATCAAGACCAAATCGGATGGTCAAAGCATCTAAGGTTTCGGGGGCAATTTGGGGATTTTGCCGCCAGGTATCTAAATAATCTCCCGGGGCCAATTGAATAATTGAAAAACTCAGGGCAGAGGCTAGTAATAGGGTTAATAATGCCTGTAATAAGCGCTTCACAACATAAAGAAAGGTCTCGCTGGTGAAGGCGTTAGTCAGGCTGTCTTTTGCCGAGTCTAGGCGTTGGCGACCCGAGGGAGATTTAGTAGTAGCCATAGGTTTTATTTTTATTGTCTATGATTGTTCGGTGGCTCATTTCCTAAAGGTTGGATTTTTCAGGCCAAGAGGGAGAGCGCCAGAGACTTTTGGGGAATCAAGCCCGGGAAAT harbors:
- a CDS encoding ABC transporter permease, translating into MATTKSPSGRQRLDSAKDSLTNAFTSETFLYVVKRLLQALLTLLLASALSFSIIQLAPGDYLDTWRQNPQIAPETLDALTIRFGLDRPPVEQYFRWLTQIITQGDFGYSFKYLRPVTELLWERIPNTLLLSFSSLILTWAIAIPLGIISAVQQNTILDKFLRTLSYMGQGFPSFITALLFLFLAQRLSPLFPVGGMTSIYYNELTPFGKVVDIAWHMILPTLALSITSFAGLQRITRGELLDVLRQDYIQTARAKGLPEDRVIYVHALRNAINPLITILGFEFAGLLSGAFIAEFFFNWPGLGRLILDAVRSQDIYLVMVSLMMGAVMLIIGNLLADLLLKSIDPRIKLANLK